One window of the Granulicella arctica genome contains the following:
- a CDS encoding tetratricopeptide repeat protein — MATFLLLVPFASMAQMETPKHTFDSAIQALNAGNFREAESGFQRILADDPENVSALANLGVLYARTHRLQLSIDAYQRALHIQPNLREVQLDLGLAYLKTEEYGKALPYFQRLHEQDPSNQQTVKLLATSLISSNHVPEGIKLLKPLTEAKEPDPAAEYLLGIAYSKAGLGEQAQEAFTTLFSENATPAQVNFLLGKAYYEATDFKAAQQAFQIVIQNDSRFPGAHRELGKAYIGLHRDAEAQAELKLAVDADPEDASAYYYLGALLVQSGRFSDGIKYLKKMQAMEPDSWACYFYMGKAEVELRKNAEAIHDLVQASSLNPSDLGALYLLSRVYRSEGRTSDANMIMQRVAALHISALDAERSALHEAGIVKEP, encoded by the coding sequence GTGGCGACCTTTCTCCTGCTGGTGCCATTCGCTTCCATGGCACAAATGGAGACGCCGAAGCATACATTCGATAGTGCCATCCAGGCGCTGAATGCAGGCAACTTCAGAGAGGCTGAATCGGGCTTTCAAAGAATTCTTGCTGATGATCCAGAGAACGTGAGTGCGCTAGCGAATTTGGGGGTGCTATACGCCCGGACACACCGCCTGCAACTCTCGATTGATGCATACCAAAGAGCGCTTCATATTCAACCCAATTTGCGTGAGGTCCAACTTGACCTGGGCCTGGCCTATCTTAAAACAGAGGAATATGGCAAGGCTCTCCCATACTTTCAAAGGCTGCATGAACAGGACCCTTCCAATCAGCAGACGGTCAAGCTGCTTGCAACGAGTCTCATTTCCAGCAATCACGTACCTGAGGGAATTAAGCTCCTGAAGCCACTGACAGAGGCAAAAGAGCCTGATCCTGCGGCAGAGTACTTGCTTGGAATCGCTTACTCGAAAGCCGGTTTGGGTGAGCAAGCGCAAGAGGCTTTTACGACTTTGTTTTCAGAAAATGCGACCCCAGCGCAAGTTAATTTTCTTCTAGGGAAGGCCTACTATGAGGCGACTGACTTTAAAGCGGCTCAACAGGCATTTCAGATCGTAATCCAAAACGACTCTAGGTTCCCGGGTGCTCATAGGGAGCTTGGCAAGGCGTACATCGGCTTGCACCGCGATGCGGAGGCGCAAGCTGAGTTGAAGCTTGCTGTAGATGCTGATCCAGAGGACGCAAGCGCGTACTATTACTTGGGTGCGCTACTCGTTCAATCAGGCCGATTTTCCGATGGGATCAAGTACCTGAAGAAGATGCAAGCTATGGAACCGGACTCCTGGGCATGCTATTTCTACATGGGTAAAGCCGAAGTTGAGTTGCGTAAAAACGCAGAGGCAATCCATGACTTGGTGCAGGCTTCAAGCCTCAACCCAAGTGACTTAGGGGCTCTCTATTTACTCTCGCGGGTTTACCGATCTGAAGGAAGAACCAGCGATGCGAACATGATCATGCAGCGCGTTGCCGCACTTCACATTTCCGCCCTCGACGCTGAGAGAAGCGCCCTACATGAAGCAGGTATCGTAAAAGAGCCATGA
- a CDS encoding Plug and carboxypeptidase regulatory-like domain-containing protein — MTTLRFRSGAGMRIVATTKEQKSTDLIVRVRQGQAFRLALLTVIAIVLLSLKLQAQTGSMTGTVLDSGGAAIVGASVRVTDNGTGALTREAMTNESGNFRLLNLSPGIYNIRVSANGMRALERNRINLDQEQTLGLGNLQLSVGQVSETVTISADEPLIETATSNNSAVIASRQVLEQPLNGRDFESLMTTLPGVVTNNSSQFRLVFNQTNDFFVNGMRGTANNFFLDGVINTDVGANDGQYTNLSIDAVGEFKTLTGNFNAEYGRSPGVMILINTKAGGQRFHGTAYEFDRNTAFDANDWFSNHQGSKRAVLHFNQFGGNIGGYVPIPKISPRSNKKAFFFFNYEGTRASRPNGGTFYTMPNPAMLGIGTPNGQADLSTLYRAGNECDNNGTSTCTPITDTSGQLVRNGSVFVPGTIKYNSFGEVQTGTVYAGNVVPASQFGNQYGAIIKNVTPGYRGSFSNSVYPNGFGDEQQINFQDTYKFTKNQFVLRIDYNFGPKANAFFRYVDDRQQESDNFGIFSGPSFPVYPSYRKKPGKSWAWSLVNVISPSLTNEITVGWLHLDQVVDIVPGTSPALYDKTALGYTFQDLYPSTNTHNLAPILNTGDGYVNTGVFPAGWTSTGNSVVGTDNVTKVAGNHVFKFGVFADLNENGQEGTWQEQPSVNFAASNQNANNSNSGIGNLLLGNYTSVTQSNIFAFGHFHFFQYEGYAQDTWKVSPRLTLDYGVRYEFVGPTYTTGALHQYYFEPSAYNAANAVQINTLPNTPGQAPTQGTLIGGVGNPYNGMIQEGQQGLPKGGLNFRYNNFGPRVGFAYDVFGDGRTALRGGFGIFYERYQQNVFNFGGISNPPLVYNPTIYGGQLGGLSNSLVNGAPLTPASTVQASDRAGQIPTTDGFNLGIQQQLPSKMVLDITYVGNFSRHQLYNQELQQLPLGTTTNTPILSTVNNVIQAIYPYKGYNAIHYNVFGGTSRYNGLQVHLQRRFSDRFTINADYTWSRAFDLDDVDGDTDVFPNYTNLKQFIAPAGYDRRNVVNIQYVYNLPDLRGHNKLIGYTAGGWEISGVSQFWTGSPCLNSGAGGAGDSCDLQATGNLGNGGFGHIRPDYVGGQVRIKPSHNVPAGEFPMWFNPAAFAVPANGSFGNFHRNTIYGPGVDNYNVSLYKNLNVTENVRFQLRFEAYNVFNHTQWGTINTGLSAPDTPGTSFGASNAGSSGQINSVRDPRQLQLGGKFYF; from the coding sequence ATGACAACACTGAGATTCCGCTCTGGCGCAGGAATGCGAATCGTCGCGACCACGAAAGAGCAGAAATCCACGGACTTGATCGTCAGAGTAAGGCAGGGCCAAGCCTTCCGCCTTGCTCTCCTAACGGTCATTGCAATCGTTCTTCTCAGCTTGAAGCTACAGGCCCAAACTGGTTCTATGACCGGCACCGTCTTGGATAGCGGAGGAGCTGCGATCGTCGGAGCTTCCGTGCGCGTGACGGATAACGGCACCGGCGCTCTAACCCGGGAAGCCATGACCAACGAGAGTGGAAACTTCCGTCTTCTCAACCTGTCACCAGGAATTTACAACATTCGGGTGAGCGCGAACGGCATGCGCGCGCTGGAGAGGAACCGAATCAACCTGGACCAGGAGCAGACGCTTGGTCTGGGCAATCTGCAACTATCCGTGGGACAAGTGTCGGAGACCGTTACCATTTCCGCCGACGAGCCACTTATCGAAACGGCAACGTCGAATAATTCTGCTGTTATCGCCTCCAGGCAGGTCTTGGAACAGCCCTTGAACGGACGTGATTTCGAATCGTTGATGACGACGCTACCTGGAGTGGTGACGAACAACTCTTCACAGTTTCGGCTGGTGTTCAACCAGACGAATGACTTCTTCGTCAATGGTATGCGCGGCACAGCTAACAACTTTTTTCTCGATGGTGTCATTAACACTGACGTAGGCGCTAACGACGGCCAATATACCAACCTCAGCATTGATGCTGTAGGTGAGTTCAAGACGTTGACGGGAAACTTCAATGCAGAGTATGGCCGCAGTCCAGGTGTAATGATTCTGATTAATACAAAGGCTGGCGGACAACGGTTCCACGGCACTGCGTATGAATTCGACCGCAACACCGCTTTCGATGCAAACGACTGGTTCAGCAACCATCAGGGTAGTAAGCGTGCGGTTTTGCACTTCAATCAGTTCGGCGGCAACATCGGCGGCTATGTTCCTATCCCCAAGATCTCGCCACGCAGTAATAAGAAGGCATTCTTTTTTTTCAACTATGAGGGGACTCGCGCCAGCAGGCCAAACGGAGGCACCTTCTATACGATGCCGAACCCTGCTATGCTCGGCATCGGCACTCCAAATGGTCAAGCTGATTTGTCGACTCTTTACCGTGCTGGCAACGAGTGCGACAACAATGGAACTTCTACCTGCACCCCGATCACTGACACGTCAGGGCAATTAGTACGGAACGGCTCTGTTTTTGTGCCGGGCACCATTAAGTACAATTCGTTCGGCGAGGTACAGACGGGAACGGTCTATGCTGGCAACGTAGTCCCGGCTAGCCAGTTTGGCAACCAGTATGGGGCGATCATTAAGAACGTCACTCCCGGATACCGCGGAAGCTTCAGTAATTCTGTCTATCCGAATGGCTTCGGGGATGAGCAACAGATTAACTTCCAAGACACCTATAAGTTCACCAAGAACCAATTCGTTCTGCGAATTGACTACAACTTCGGCCCCAAGGCCAATGCATTTTTCCGGTATGTCGATGACCGCCAACAGGAGAGCGACAACTTTGGCATCTTCTCCGGTCCAAGTTTTCCGGTTTATCCCTCATATCGTAAAAAGCCTGGAAAGAGCTGGGCCTGGAGCCTTGTCAATGTAATTTCACCCTCGCTTACGAATGAAATAACAGTTGGCTGGCTACACCTGGATCAAGTCGTCGACATCGTCCCGGGAACTTCACCGGCGCTTTATGACAAGACCGCGCTGGGTTACACATTTCAGGATCTCTATCCATCCACGAATACGCACAATCTCGCACCTATCCTCAACACCGGGGATGGCTATGTGAATACCGGCGTCTTTCCTGCCGGGTGGACATCGACGGGGAACTCTGTCGTAGGCACAGATAACGTAACGAAGGTTGCCGGAAATCACGTTTTCAAGTTTGGCGTCTTTGCTGATTTGAATGAGAACGGTCAGGAAGGAACTTGGCAGGAGCAGCCAAGCGTAAATTTTGCGGCTAGCAACCAGAATGCCAACAACAGCAATTCGGGTATTGGGAATCTTCTTCTTGGAAACTATACGAGTGTGACGCAGTCAAACATATTTGCGTTTGGCCATTTTCATTTCTTCCAATATGAGGGTTACGCGCAGGACACTTGGAAGGTGTCTCCTCGACTTACTCTCGACTACGGTGTCCGATACGAGTTTGTTGGCCCTACCTATACGACAGGTGCTCTTCATCAATACTACTTTGAGCCATCCGCATACAACGCTGCGAACGCAGTTCAAATTAACACCTTACCTAACACACCAGGACAGGCACCGACGCAGGGTACGCTTATCGGCGGTGTCGGCAATCCTTATAACGGCATGATTCAGGAAGGTCAGCAAGGGCTTCCAAAAGGTGGATTAAACTTCAGATATAACAACTTTGGGCCGCGTGTTGGATTTGCCTATGATGTTTTTGGAGATGGAAGAACGGCTCTTCGCGGCGGATTCGGCATCTTCTACGAACGCTATCAGCAAAATGTTTTCAACTTTGGAGGGATCAGCAATCCACCCCTGGTCTATAACCCCACGATCTACGGTGGCCAGCTCGGAGGTCTCTCAAACTCCCTTGTCAATGGAGCCCCGCTGACGCCGGCGAGCACCGTTCAGGCTTCCGATCGTGCCGGTCAGATTCCGACCACTGATGGTTTCAATCTTGGTATCCAGCAACAATTGCCGAGCAAAATGGTGCTGGACATCACCTATGTCGGCAACTTCAGCAGGCACCAACTGTACAACCAGGAACTGCAGCAACTTCCCCTAGGGACGACGACGAACACACCTATCCTATCGACAGTTAACAACGTCATTCAGGCCATTTACCCATATAAAGGTTATAACGCAATTCATTACAACGTCTTCGGCGGCACTAGTAGGTACAACGGCTTGCAGGTTCATCTACAGCGACGGTTCAGTGACAGGTTTACGATCAATGCAGATTACACTTGGTCACGAGCTTTCGATCTGGATGACGTGGATGGCGATACGGATGTGTTCCCAAACTATACCAACCTGAAGCAGTTCATTGCCCCAGCAGGCTACGACCGTCGTAACGTCGTCAACATTCAGTATGTCTACAACTTGCCTGACCTGAGAGGTCATAACAAGCTCATCGGCTACACGGCTGGCGGTTGGGAGATATCGGGTGTTTCGCAGTTCTGGACTGGAAGTCCTTGTCTGAATAGCGGTGCGGGCGGTGCTGGAGATTCCTGTGACCTCCAAGCGACGGGCAATCTGGGCAACGGGGGCTTCGGTCACATTCGTCCAGACTATGTTGGTGGGCAGGTAAGGATCAAGCCAAGCCACAATGTGCCTGCCGGTGAGTTTCCGATGTGGTTCAATCCTGCTGCATTCGCGGTACCGGCTAACGGAAGCTTTGGCAATTTTCACCGGAATACAATTTACGGACCGGGAGTCGACAATTACAACGTATCCCTATACAAGAACCTAAATGTTACAGAGAACGTTCGCTTTCAGCTTCGATTTGAGGCATACAACGTCTTCAATCACACCCAGTGGGGAACCATCAACACGGGCCTTTCCGCTCCAGACACCCCAGGCACCTCGTTTGGTGCAAGTAACGCTGGAAGCTCGGGACAGATCAATTCGGTTCGTGATCCCCGTCAGCTGCAGCTTGGTGGTAAGTTCTACTTCTAA
- a CDS encoding alpha-L-arabinofuranosidase C-terminal domain-containing protein, producing the protein MFDLTSPAKNVAKYTNNSFARLGTLLNVFVLLASLTVIHPNSMAEMQGEQAAKLTVDPGSIVSPISPTLYGLMTEEINHSYDGGLYAEMIQNRAFHADWEGEPPWDLVRRGNAVATRSLDKSSGPSKALSYSMKVSVTDASVGNEAGLTNPGFWGFGLRPNTTYAGSLYARVDNTNVGPITIQMVDNATGAVRAHTQVTIESGPWKRYEYKLTTGAQSPSTSNHLEFLVRHHGVVWLQLVSLMQPTFNDRTNGNRPDLMKRMAAMHPKFLRLPGGNYLEGTTLADWYDWKKTVGPLVDRPGHQGPWFYWSTDGLGLLEFLEWCEDLKVQPVLAVYAGYSLGGSHVAVGKDLEPYVQSALEEIEYVTGDISTKWGAERARDGHPAPFLLQYIEVGNEDYLDKSGSYPARYAQFAEALHKHYPKYKLIATDGNSEYETRVKADISDEHYYKSPADMMDLVHHYDKASRSGPKIFVGEWATRSGSPTPNFGDALGDAAWMTSMERNSDLIIMASYAPLLVNVSPGAMQWPTDLIGFNAGTTYVSPSYYAQSLFAGHLGDGTAQSSISGEHKRFFYSSTVSTREKVLYLKLVNASSVSQLLSITIAGAHGTRTATMTSLHAATYEATNSISDPEAIHPVESVVSIEEHQWNHTVPPFTIEVIDLPLE; encoded by the coding sequence ATGTTCGATCTGACAAGTCCAGCGAAGAACGTTGCGAAATACACCAACAACTCCTTCGCTCGATTGGGAACACTCCTCAACGTGTTCGTTCTTCTGGCCTCACTGACAGTAATTCATCCGAACAGTATGGCAGAAATGCAGGGAGAGCAAGCGGCGAAGCTCACCGTCGATCCAGGCTCTATCGTCTCGCCGATCAGCCCGACCTTATATGGTCTGATGACCGAAGAGATCAATCACTCCTACGATGGCGGCCTCTATGCAGAGATGATTCAGAATCGCGCGTTCCATGCCGACTGGGAGGGCGAACCACCTTGGGACCTTGTTCGTCGTGGCAATGCCGTAGCTACCCGATCTCTCGACAAATCGAGCGGCCCCAGCAAAGCGCTGTCCTACAGCATGAAGGTATCGGTGACTGATGCGTCCGTGGGCAACGAGGCCGGTCTGACGAACCCAGGATTCTGGGGCTTTGGACTCCGCCCAAACACAACCTATGCGGGTTCGCTTTATGCTCGCGTCGACAACACGAATGTTGGCCCAATCACGATACAGATGGTCGACAATGCCACCGGAGCAGTGAGAGCGCACACTCAGGTGACGATTGAATCAGGACCTTGGAAGCGATATGAGTACAAGCTCACCACAGGCGCACAATCCCCTTCAACATCGAATCATCTTGAGTTCCTTGTGCGGCATCACGGCGTAGTGTGGCTCCAGCTTGTTTCGCTAATGCAGCCCACGTTCAACGACCGCACCAACGGTAATCGTCCTGACTTGATGAAGCGTATGGCCGCGATGCACCCAAAGTTCCTGCGTCTTCCCGGCGGTAATTATCTTGAGGGTACGACGCTTGCCGATTGGTACGACTGGAAGAAGACAGTCGGGCCCCTGGTGGATCGACCCGGCCACCAGGGCCCCTGGTTCTACTGGTCAACTGACGGGCTGGGTCTGCTCGAGTTCCTCGAGTGGTGCGAAGATCTGAAGGTTCAGCCCGTGCTAGCTGTCTACGCCGGATACTCACTGGGCGGAAGTCACGTAGCCGTAGGTAAAGATCTTGAGCCATATGTGCAATCAGCGTTGGAAGAGATCGAGTATGTCACCGGCGACATCAGCACTAAGTGGGGCGCAGAACGGGCGAGAGATGGCCATCCAGCACCCTTTCTGCTGCAGTACATCGAGGTCGGCAATGAGGATTATCTCGACAAGTCCGGCAGTTATCCCGCGCGCTACGCACAGTTTGCTGAGGCGCTCCACAAACATTATCCGAAGTACAAGCTGATCGCAACGGACGGCAACAGCGAGTACGAGACCAGGGTGAAGGCTGATATCTCCGACGAACACTACTACAAATCACCGGCAGACATGATGGACCTCGTGCACCACTACGACAAAGCCTCCCGTAGTGGACCAAAGATTTTCGTGGGGGAATGGGCCACCCGTTCCGGATCACCCACACCCAACTTCGGGGATGCGCTTGGCGATGCTGCCTGGATGACGTCCATGGAGCGCAACAGCGACCTCATCATTATGGCGAGTTATGCACCGCTGCTCGTGAACGTCAGCCCCGGCGCGATGCAGTGGCCGACGGACCTGATCGGCTTCAACGCTGGAACCACGTACGTGTCTCCGAGTTATTACGCACAATCTCTATTCGCCGGACACCTTGGTGATGGCACTGCACAAAGTTCGATTTCAGGCGAGCATAAGCGTTTCTTCTACTCATCTACTGTGAGTACAAGGGAGAAAGTACTTTATTTGAAGCTGGTCAATGCATCAAGCGTCAGCCAGCTTCTGTCAATCACGATAGCCGGAGCCCATGGAACGCGTACTGCGACGATGACTTCGCTTCATGCCGCAACCTATGAAGCCACAAATTCGATCAGCGATCCAGAAGCCATTCATCCCGTAGAGTCGGTCGTCTCCATCGAAGAGCATCAATGGAACCACACAGTTCCGCCGTTCACCATTGAGGTGATCGACCTACCCCTTGAGTAA
- the katG gene encoding catalase/peroxidase HPI: MAIEETEYTSEAKTEVNAQVPGASAADAKCPFNPSAAAESPVSAPSGPRTARDWWPNHLRLDLLHAHSALSDPMGEDFDYATEFKKLDYEGLKKDLAFIMTDSQDWWPADFGSYGPLFIRMAWHAAGTYRTYDGRGGGGRGQQRFAPLNSWPDNANLDRARRLLWPVKQKYGKKISWADLLILSGNVALETMGFKTFGFAGGRPDTWEPDHDVDFGAETTWMGTDKRYSGDRELSNPLAATTMGLIYVNPEGPEGVPDPLKSAHDIRVTFGRMAMNDEETVALIAGGHTFGKTHGAGPGSHLDKEPEGAPIENQGLGWSSAYKTGIAGDAITSGLEVTWTTKPTQWTNEYFEHLYKFEWELTKSPGGAHQWKPKGDGGAGTVPDAHDPNKKNQPAMLTTDLALRVDPIYDKISRDFLGNPDKFADAFARAWFKLTHRDMGPRFHYLGPEVPAEELIWQDPLPKVDYALVDDHDVAALKAKVLSSGLSVSELVSTAWASASSFRGSDKRGGANGARIRLAPQKDWEINQPAQLSRVLKALEKIQADFNSSASGGKKISLADLIVLAGAAGVEKAAKDAGIKTTVPFIAGRTDASQEQTDVQSFEPLEPIVDGFRSYGYKKEEPAEVALLDKAQLLRLTAPELTVLIGGLRMLHTNFGGTTLGVFTDRPETLTNDFFVNLLDMKYTWKPTSDSKDTFEGRDRTTGQVKWKATRADLIFGSNAQLRATSEVYACADSHGKFVKDFVAAWNKVMNLDRYDVTASVV; the protein is encoded by the coding sequence ATGGCGATCGAAGAAACCGAATACACGTCCGAAGCGAAGACCGAAGTGAACGCGCAGGTTCCAGGCGCGTCGGCAGCAGATGCAAAGTGCCCCTTCAATCCTAGTGCGGCTGCCGAAAGCCCGGTAAGCGCACCTAGCGGTCCGCGGACTGCTCGCGACTGGTGGCCGAACCATCTGCGGCTGGATCTGCTTCATGCGCATTCCGCGCTGTCCGATCCCATGGGCGAGGATTTCGACTACGCCACGGAGTTTAAGAAGCTTGACTATGAAGGGCTGAAAAAAGATCTGGCCTTCATCATGACGGACTCGCAGGATTGGTGGCCGGCAGACTTCGGCAGCTACGGTCCGCTGTTTATCCGTATGGCCTGGCACGCGGCTGGCACCTACCGTACCTATGATGGACGGGGTGGCGGTGGCCGCGGTCAGCAGAGATTTGCTCCTCTGAACAGCTGGCCCGACAACGCAAACCTTGATCGTGCTCGCCGCTTGCTGTGGCCGGTGAAGCAGAAGTATGGCAAAAAGATTTCCTGGGCAGACCTATTGATTCTTTCCGGCAACGTCGCGCTGGAGACCATGGGTTTCAAGACCTTTGGTTTCGCCGGTGGTCGCCCGGACACATGGGAGCCTGATCACGACGTCGATTTCGGAGCGGAAACCACCTGGATGGGGACCGACAAGCGCTACTCCGGTGATCGCGAGCTATCAAACCCACTCGCCGCGACGACCATGGGTCTGATTTATGTCAATCCCGAAGGTCCCGAGGGCGTGCCTGACCCCTTGAAGTCTGCACACGATATACGAGTCACCTTCGGCCGCATGGCTATGAACGATGAGGAGACGGTAGCGCTGATCGCCGGTGGTCACACATTCGGCAAGACGCATGGCGCCGGACCGGGCAGTCACTTGGATAAGGAGCCCGAAGGGGCGCCGATCGAGAACCAAGGCTTGGGCTGGAGTAGCGCCTACAAGACCGGCATCGCCGGGGACGCGATCACCAGTGGCCTGGAGGTTACCTGGACCACTAAACCCACGCAATGGACCAACGAGTATTTTGAGCACCTCTACAAGTTCGAGTGGGAGCTGACAAAGAGCCCTGGCGGCGCACATCAGTGGAAGCCTAAGGGTGATGGCGGGGCGGGCACTGTGCCGGACGCGCATGATCCCAACAAGAAGAACCAGCCGGCCATGCTCACGACCGATCTCGCACTGCGTGTAGATCCGATCTACGACAAAATCTCCCGGGACTTCCTGGGGAACCCAGACAAGTTCGCCGATGCTTTCGCCCGCGCGTGGTTCAAGCTGACCCATCGCGATATGGGCCCGCGTTTCCATTATCTAGGACCCGAGGTTCCAGCCGAGGAGCTAATCTGGCAGGATCCGCTCCCCAAGGTCGACTACGCGTTGGTCGATGACCATGATGTCGCCGCCCTGAAGGCGAAGGTGTTGAGCTCCGGCCTCTCGGTCTCCGAGTTAGTCTCGACTGCCTGGGCTTCGGCCTCGTCATTCCGCGGCTCCGACAAGCGCGGCGGCGCGAATGGCGCACGCATCCGGCTTGCTCCGCAGAAGGATTGGGAGATTAATCAGCCGGCGCAACTATCGCGGGTGCTGAAGGCACTTGAGAAGATCCAGGCTGACTTCAACTCTTCGGCCTCGGGAGGAAAGAAGATTTCGCTGGCCGATCTGATCGTCCTCGCGGGTGCTGCTGGTGTGGAGAAGGCGGCTAAGGACGCCGGTATCAAGACCACTGTACCCTTCATTGCCGGTCGCACGGACGCATCGCAGGAGCAGACGGACGTCCAATCGTTCGAGCCGCTTGAGCCGATCGTCGATGGGTTCCGCTCCTATGGATACAAGAAGGAGGAGCCCGCTGAAGTTGCGCTCCTGGACAAGGCTCAACTGCTGCGTCTGACTGCGCCGGAGTTGACCGTCCTGATCGGCGGTCTACGAATGCTCCACACGAACTTCGGAGGCACGACACTTGGCGTCTTCACCGATCGTCCGGAGACGTTGACCAATGACTTTTTCGTCAACCTGCTTGATATGAAATACACCTGGAAGCCCACTTCAGACTCGAAGGACACGTTTGAAGGACGCGATCGAACGACAGGGCAGGTGAAGTGGAAGGCAACTCGCGCCGACCTGATCTTTGGCTCCAACGCCCAGTTGCGAGCGACCTCTGAGGTTTACGCCTGTGCCGACTCGCATGGAAAGTTCGTCAAGGACTTCGTTGCTGCCTGGAATAAGGTGATGAACCTGGATCGTTACGACGTAACCGCGTCGGTCGTCTAA
- a CDS encoding Fur family transcriptional regulator produces MSQNLGHGGSTFRDVCAQHGIAMTHQRQVLYEVMQGMAGHPSPEEIFAEVRRRIPAISLATVYKNIHIFVENGILREVSLHHGSQRLEISDQDHYHLVCSRCKAITDITAEDIELIPKQKHLGVGFLVERYSVDVIGLCARCQHSAEEATRVEC; encoded by the coding sequence ATGAGTCAGAACTTAGGCCATGGTGGAAGCACCTTTCGGGATGTCTGCGCGCAGCATGGAATCGCCATGACGCACCAACGACAGGTGCTCTACGAGGTCATGCAAGGGATGGCAGGGCATCCGAGTCCCGAGGAGATATTCGCCGAGGTGCGAAGGAGAATCCCTGCGATCTCACTGGCAACTGTTTACAAGAACATCCACATCTTTGTTGAAAACGGAATTCTGCGCGAGGTGAGTCTGCACCACGGCTCTCAGCGGCTCGAAATCAGCGATCAGGATCACTACCACTTGGTGTGTTCGCGCTGCAAAGCGATCACCGATATCACCGCCGAAGATATCGAATTGATTCCGAAGCAAAAGCACCTCGGGGTCGGTTTCCTCGTGGAGCGGTACTCTGTGGATGTAATTGGTTTGTGTGCGCGCTGCCAGCATTCTGCGGAAGAAGCAACTCGCGTCGAATGCTAA
- a CDS encoding WHG domain-containing protein, with translation MGPSQPATKAQEGAASVSEYGRDYANRYQLLFSDPAIAEQEGDLQEAAMASLSAFALLVAECQQAAILPVVPNSALASLLYASVYGLIDLQATGGMKTEKGFMNVSDGIALLLKVLATEIDPLRHVNQVS, from the coding sequence ATGGGACCCAGTCAGCCAGCGACGAAAGCTCAAGAGGGCGCTGCAAGCGTTTCGGAGTATGGCCGTGACTACGCAAATCGTTACCAATTGCTGTTCAGTGATCCCGCCATTGCTGAACAGGAAGGCGACCTGCAAGAAGCGGCGATGGCTTCTCTTTCGGCATTCGCACTACTCGTTGCTGAATGTCAGCAGGCTGCGATTTTGCCTGTTGTGCCCAACTCTGCCTTAGCCAGCCTGCTTTACGCTTCAGTCTATGGATTGATCGATCTCCAAGCCACCGGAGGCATGAAGACTGAGAAGGGCTTCATGAACGTGAGCGATGGAATTGCTCTACTCCTAAAGGTGCTCGCCACCGAAATAGATCCTCTGCGCCACGTCAACCAAGTCTCCTAA